The Triticum aestivum cultivar Chinese Spring chromosome 7B, IWGSC CS RefSeq v2.1, whole genome shotgun sequence genome window below encodes:
- the LOC123160549 gene encoding eukaryotic initiation factor 4A-like, whose protein sequence is MAGMAPEGSQFDAKNYDSKMQELLNQGETEEFFTSYDEVHESFDDMGLQENLLRGIYAYGFEKPSAIQQRGIVPFCKGLDVIQQAQSGTGKTATFCSGILQQLDYGLVECQALVLAPTRELAQQIEKVMRALGDYLGVKVHACVGGTSVREDQRILASGVHVVVGTPGRVFDMLRRQSLRPDNIKMFVLDEADEMLSRGFKDQIYDIFQLLPGKIQVGVFSATMPPEALEITRKFMNKPVRILVKRDELTLEGIKQFYVNVEKEEWKLDTLCDLYETLAITQSVIFVNTRRKVDWLTDKMRGRDHTVSATHGDMDQNTRDIIMREFRSGSSRVLITTDLLARGIDVQQVSLVINYDLPTQPENYLHRIGRSGRFGRKGVAINFVTREDERMLFDIQKFYNVVIEELPANVADLL, encoded by the exons ATGGCAGGAATGGCACCGGAAGGTTCCCAGTTTGACGCTAAGAACTATGATTCTAAGATGCAGGAGCTGCT GAACCAAGGTGAGACTGAGGAGTTCTTCACCTCTTATGATGAAGTTCATGAGAGCTTTGATGACATGGGTCTCCAAGAGAACCTCCTCAGAGGAATTTATGCTTATG GTTTTGAGAAGCCTTCTGCCATCCAGCAAAGGGGAATCGTTCCTTTCTGCAAGGGGCTTGATGTTATCCAGCAAGCACAATCTGGAACAGGAAAGACTGCTACTTTCTGTTCTGGAATCCTCCAACAGCTTGACTATGGTTTGGTTGAGTGCCAGGCCTTGGTCCTTGCTCCCACCCGTGAGCTTGCACAGCAGATTGAGAAGGTCATGCGTGCACTTGGTGACTACTTGGGTGTGAAGGTTCATGCATGTGTTGGAGGAACCTCAGTTCGTGAGGACCAAAGGATTCTTGCAAGTGGAGTGCATGTCGTTGTTGGTACTCCTGGTCGTGTGTTTGACATGCTCCGCAGGCAGTCTCTGCGCCCTGACAACATCAAGATGTTTGTCCTTGATGAAGCTGATGAGATGCTTTCCCGTGGTTTCAAGGATCAG ATTTATGACATCTTCCAGCTGCTCCCAGGGAAGATTCAAGTTGGTGTCTTCTCTGCTACCATGCCCCCTGAAGCCCTTGAGATTACCCGCAAGTTCATGAATAAGCCAGTGAGGATTCTTGTCAAGAGGGACGAGCTCACCCTTGAGGGTATCAAGCAGTTCTATGTCAATGTGGAGAAGGAAGAGTGGAAGCTCGACACACTGTGTGACCTGTATGAGACTCTTGCCATCACCCAGAGTGTCATCTTTGTGAACACCCGCCGCAAGGTGGACTGGCTCACCGACAAGATGAGGGGCAGGGACCACACAGTCTCCGCCACTCATGGAGACATGGACCAGAACACTAGGGACATCATCATGAGAGAGTTCAGATCAGGTTCTTCACGTGTGCTCATCACCACTGACCTGCTTGCTCGTGGTATTGATGTCCAGCAAGTGTCCCTGGTCATCAACTATGACCTCCCGACCCAGCCAGAGAACTACCTGCATCGCATCGGTCGTAGTGGTCGGTTTGGAAGGAAGGGTGTGGCCATCAACTTTGTGACCCGTGAAGATGAGAGGATGCTGTTTGACATCCAGAAGTTCTACAACGTGGTGATTGAAGAGCTCCCAGCCAACGTTGCCGACCTTCTGTGA